A window from Hoeflea sp. IMCC20628 encodes these proteins:
- a CDS encoding antitoxin Xre/MbcA/ParS toxin-binding domain-containing protein — MTSSNTQTGRTVSTKIADRVALKVSDALKSEGLAGLTVPALPALIAGEVAEVLAGLSAERRQELNSHSAELKQRVRGVFEGFGRQSSDKIRLDMPAEIEPSNGEGLGAIVSSEQGERDLDTITVSRKLEDWAGTVAGATELNRQYGVARSSLNRWQHVNDVIGLLKGTRKHVYPVEQFVDGRPARGLRDVIRLAGSHRVAWLWLIQHNPALGDRSPIDLLKKDRVKEVVDAARSYFLPQ; from the coding sequence ATGACCAGTTCAAACACTCAGACCGGGCGCACTGTCAGCACCAAGATTGCCGATCGTGTCGCACTGAAGGTTTCAGACGCGCTTAAATCAGAAGGTCTTGCCGGGCTGACGGTTCCGGCGCTGCCGGCACTCATTGCTGGCGAAGTGGCTGAAGTCCTTGCCGGGTTGTCTGCCGAACGGCGCCAGGAACTCAACAGCCACAGTGCTGAACTCAAGCAACGGGTTCGCGGTGTCTTTGAAGGTTTCGGGCGGCAGAGTTCCGACAAAATCAGGCTGGATATGCCAGCGGAGATCGAACCCTCAAACGGCGAAGGCCTTGGCGCAATCGTCTCATCAGAGCAAGGAGAACGGGACCTCGACACAATCACCGTTTCGCGGAAGCTGGAGGACTGGGCCGGAACCGTGGCCGGCGCCACAGAGCTAAACCGCCAATACGGGGTCGCCCGGTCATCGCTGAACAGATGGCAACATGTGAATGATGTCATCGGGCTGCTCAAAGGCACACGGAAACATGTCTACCCGGTCGAACAATTTGTAGATGGCCGGCCCGCGCGCGGACTTCGGGATGTCATCCGGCTTGCCGGAAGCCACCGCGTTGCCTGGCTCTGGCTCATTCAGCACAACCCGGCTCTGGGCGATCGCAGTCCCATTGATCTGTTGAAGAAGGATCGCGTCAAAGAGGTCGTCGACGCCGCCCGGTCCTATTTTCTGCCACAATGA
- the pgl gene encoding 6-phosphogluconolactonase, whose amino-acid sequence MRPTDMAQANIRQTDFGSGAELAEALAKKIADRLSAAIAGRGQATLAVSGGSTPKALFVALSKLDIKWSKVTVTLVDERMVGPDHERSNHRLASLYLLQNRAAEARFLPLFNRAGDADAVAAAAAQKIDALALPFDVVVLGMGTDGHTASFFPGGSTLADVTDPACPQSVMAIEAPGAGEPRLTLTLPRIVDAGLIVLHIEGDEKQSVLARALADGPVAQMPVRAVLRQAKTQVEIYWAP is encoded by the coding sequence ATGAGACCGACTGATATGGCGCAAGCCAACATCCGGCAAACAGATTTCGGCAGCGGTGCGGAACTGGCCGAGGCGCTGGCGAAAAAAATTGCCGATCGGCTGAGCGCGGCAATCGCTGGGCGCGGACAGGCAACGCTTGCCGTGTCCGGCGGATCGACGCCGAAGGCGCTGTTTGTGGCACTGTCCAAACTGGACATTAAATGGTCAAAAGTAACCGTGACACTGGTTGACGAGCGTATGGTCGGTCCGGATCACGAGCGTTCCAACCATCGGCTGGCGAGCCTGTATCTGCTGCAAAACCGTGCCGCCGAAGCCAGGTTCCTGCCGCTGTTCAACAGGGCCGGCGATGCGGACGCGGTTGCTGCAGCCGCGGCGCAAAAGATCGACGCGCTGGCGCTGCCCTTTGACGTGGTGGTGCTGGGCATGGGAACCGACGGGCACACGGCCTCGTTCTTTCCCGGCGGCTCGACGCTGGCAGACGTCACCGATCCGGCCTGCCCGCAAAGCGTGATGGCGATCGAAGCACCGGGTGCGGGCGAGCCGCGGCTGACACTGACCTTGCCGCGCATCGTGGACGCGGGCCTGATCGTGCTCCATATAGAAGGAGACGAGAAGCAATCCGTGCTGGCCAGGGCGCTGGCAGACGGGCCGGTTGCCCAGATGCCGGTGCGCGCCGTGTTGCGTCAGGCCAAGACACAAGTCGAGATTTACTGGGCGCCCTGA
- a CDS encoding RES family NAD+ phosphorylase produces MKLDQAVLQKLAVRLRADDYVRVLLRTHAATPLGMGFGKTRFSSPRDRFKLLYLAQDAKTAVAEAIIRDRFEGTSERVILREELDRYSVTSVRTRRPLLLLDLRHEGASLLGISTDAVRAKAQVAGRRLSQKLYDQTDLDGIVYMSRITNKQCLAVYDRAVAVSLDADSPAKALSQLGCLVSVIRDLHLTIVKTS; encoded by the coding sequence ATGAAACTCGACCAGGCGGTTTTGCAGAAACTCGCGGTTCGGCTTCGTGCTGACGATTATGTGCGTGTCCTTTTAAGAACGCATGCAGCAACGCCGCTTGGCATGGGGTTCGGAAAGACACGTTTCTCGAGTCCCCGAGACAGGTTCAAACTGCTCTACCTTGCTCAGGATGCGAAAACTGCGGTCGCTGAAGCCATCATTCGCGACCGTTTTGAAGGCACTTCCGAGCGCGTCATCCTGCGCGAAGAACTGGACCGCTACTCCGTTACCAGTGTGCGCACGAGGCGGCCGCTCCTTCTGCTCGACCTGCGGCACGAGGGAGCCAGCCTGCTTGGAATTTCGACCGATGCCGTCCGCGCCAAGGCACAGGTCGCAGGCAGACGCCTGAGCCAGAAACTGTATGACCAGACTGACCTTGACGGGATCGTCTACATGTCGCGCATCACCAACAAACAGTGCCTTGCTGTTTACGATCGCGCCGTTGCGGTCAGCCTTGATGCGGATAGTCCGGCAAAGGCCCTTTCTCAACTCGGCTGCCTCGTTTCCGTGATCAGGGACCTCCATCTCACGATCGTGAAAACATCATAG
- a CDS encoding glutamine synthetase family protein: protein MASRKSGKPASSKPAQPAAPKYLDAKRGVANWTQATEWLRVRGIEDIECITPDFAGVARGKMMPSSKFTSNTSLSLPSAVFRHTISGEYPEETGDFRYDPLDGDLKLVPDLSTLSVVPWESDPTAQVICDMVTTKGEPVSYTPRNVLRRVVELYTARGWKPVVAPEIEFYLVAQHEDPDYPLKPPRGRSGRTITGGQSYSIAGVNEFDELVDDIYDFSDKQGLEIDTLIHEEGPAQLEINLRHGDPIELADQVFMFKRTIREAALKHGMYATFMAKPMQQYAGSAMHIHQSVVDAKSGKNVFSKPDGEPSEAFFNFIGGMQHYVPRALVMMAPYVNSYRRLTPDMACPVNNAWGYDNRTTAFRVPHSEPVARRVENRLPSSDANSYLALAASLACGYLGMINKLSPSEPAYKTVNEGSVDLPRGLLEALSLLESEPAFAEMFGQEFINTYVGVKRGEFETFMQVISPWEREFLLLNV from the coding sequence ATGGCATCCCGAAAGTCCGGCAAACCGGCTTCATCCAAACCGGCGCAGCCGGCTGCCCCCAAATATCTTGACGCCAAGCGCGGTGTCGCCAACTGGACCCAGGCCACCGAATGGCTCAGAGTCCGTGGCATCGAAGACATCGAGTGCATCACCCCGGATTTTGCCGGTGTGGCGCGCGGCAAGATGATGCCGTCATCGAAATTCACCTCCAACACCTCGCTGTCGCTGCCGTCTGCGGTGTTCCGGCACACGATTTCCGGCGAGTACCCGGAAGAAACCGGCGATTTCCGTTATGACCCGCTCGACGGCGATCTCAAGCTGGTACCGGATTTGTCGACCTTGTCGGTGGTTCCCTGGGAGAGCGACCCGACGGCGCAGGTGATCTGCGACATGGTCACCACCAAGGGCGAACCAGTCTCCTATACGCCGCGCAACGTGCTCAGGCGGGTGGTCGAGCTCTATACCGCGCGCGGCTGGAAGCCGGTGGTGGCGCCGGAAATCGAATTCTATCTGGTGGCACAGCACGAAGACCCGGATTACCCACTGAAGCCGCCACGCGGTCGCTCCGGCCGGACAATCACCGGCGGACAGTCCTATTCCATCGCCGGCGTCAACGAGTTCGACGAACTGGTAGACGACATTTATGATTTCTCCGACAAGCAGGGTCTGGAGATCGATACGCTGATCCATGAGGAAGGCCCGGCGCAGCTGGAGATCAACCTGCGCCATGGCGACCCGATCGAATTGGCCGACCAGGTGTTCATGTTCAAGCGCACCATCCGCGAGGCGGCGCTGAAGCACGGCATGTACGCCACCTTCATGGCCAAGCCGATGCAGCAATATGCCGGGTCGGCAATGCACATCCACCAGTCTGTGGTTGACGCCAAATCCGGCAAGAACGTGTTTTCCAAACCGGACGGCGAGCCGAGCGAGGCATTTTTCAACTTCATCGGCGGCATGCAGCATTATGTGCCCAGGGCGCTGGTGATGATGGCACCTTACGTCAATTCCTACCGGCGGCTGACGCCGGACATGGCCTGTCCGGTCAACAATGCCTGGGGCTATGACAACCGCACCACGGCGTTCCGGGTGCCGCATTCCGAACCGGTGGCGCGGCGGGTGGAAAACCGGCTACCGTCCTCGGACGCCAATTCCTATCTGGCACTGGCAGCGTCGCTGGCCTGCGGCTATCTCGGCATGATCAACAAGCTCTCGCCGAGCGAACCGGCCTACAAGACGGTCAATGAAGGCTCGGTCGATCTGCCGCGCGGCCTGCTCGAGGCGCTGTCGCTGCTCGAAAGCGAGCCGGCATTCGCCGAGATGTTCGGGCAGGAATTCATCAACACCTATGTCGGGGTCAAGCGCGGCGAGTTCGAAACCTTCATGCAGGTGATCAGCCCCTGGGAACGTGAATTCCTGCTGCTTAACGTTTGA
- a CDS encoding NotI family restriction endonuclease, with protein MSEERFHIAEWYGHPFHKIRDWDRVRLARHEVGGAAMTKAEINRLAALEEKAAFGPLRPREDRRLEDLRGKLARQFQEELPCPFKTDKVHPTCTKPGGVCSIRLYTEGAAGIEPLGGERGRLRSLCPWRFHQDGTAFKRVSERMLGDPNPIQAGEVGFLESTGNLDSDPGEDVGRIDMILVKSNGAPGSPMDWVAVEVQAVYFSGKNMGIELSDVSARGTDLRI; from the coding sequence TTGTCAGAAGAGCGCTTTCACATCGCTGAATGGTACGGTCACCCGTTCCACAAGATCCGAGACTGGGATCGGGTGCGGCTGGCACGCCATGAGGTTGGCGGCGCCGCGATGACCAAGGCTGAGATTAACCGGCTTGCGGCTCTTGAAGAGAAGGCCGCTTTTGGTCCGCTGCGACCGCGCGAAGACAGGCGTCTTGAAGATTTGCGGGGAAAACTTGCCCGCCAATTCCAGGAAGAACTGCCCTGTCCGTTCAAGACAGATAAGGTGCACCCGACCTGTACCAAACCCGGCGGGGTCTGCTCAATCAGGCTATATACTGAGGGGGCTGCAGGTATCGAGCCGCTTGGCGGCGAACGCGGTCGGTTGCGCTCCCTATGTCCGTGGCGTTTCCACCAAGACGGAACGGCCTTCAAGAGGGTGAGCGAAAGGATGCTTGGCGACCCGAACCCTATTCAGGCCGGAGAAGTGGGATTCCTCGAATCTACCGGAAATCTTGATAGTGACCCCGGCGAGGATGTGGGCCGGATAGATATGATCCTAGTCAAGTCAAATGGAGCACCCGGAAGCCCGATGGATTGGGTGGCGGTAGAGGTCCAGGCCGTCTACTTCTCGGGTAAGAACATGGGTATAGAGTTGTCTGACGTCAGCGCCCGTGGGACAGATTTGAGGATTTGA
- a CDS encoding methyl-accepting chemotaxis protein has protein sequence MNIDKLLASFSIQTKVVVLVIPLIAGIAGLAAINLYTGSMLGSRLTGTSASIETLSGFKEAYAGMTNFLHDQNEEKRAAVMESLDSQLSRMETMLALAENQLETDALGGSRALAEDLRGDVDRLWSLHGAETATRAVFSHTLSELGDVRNRLNLKIDIVSQELADAENETKSQLRVAQKLGSGALSVVEISSSISRAATPETAFAAAEEQQKQIRSLARVLPPIIPEDKAAVGSLISYNIEGLLAALKVGAVNEAGMNELQKHANALRPAGIMLQGLAAQVSRAATEKFGELDDQILEGQQFVTGARDFLARLSALELALVDFTGRPGKTSGEAVAAKLSRVDQSLQLIAFSTAGEEILGAIGPRWSDLSATIPSLIVKLIAQEKQRAALFKQASARINNAWSEVLSFTSSQQRGAEAVKSRANGITLSAAVTGGIFGLIAAFLLIATLKGPIRRLVHNMRDVAAGNLDVDIADNTRADEIGEMARALDVFKLNAIDKIRVEDESANTRDMAEQARAQSDAEKAQADAELGFAVRSLGAALRNLSQGDLVATIDTPFAERLDSLRTDFNESVERMREAMQYIRDNAGSISCNSDQLRAAADDLASRTAQQAASLEETAAAVNQISATVRSSSGRATDTDKLASEAARDARASGEVVTHAVQAMGRIDDASGKISQIIGVIDEIAFQTNLLALNAGVEAARAGDAGRGFAVVAQEVRELAGRSATAAREIKQLIAASGAEVRSGVTLVGKAGETITRIISSVEEISGHVGAMAAASHEQAAGLAEVNTAVNHMDQMTQQNAAMVEQTTAASHTLAQEAAVLSQLVANFRLELEQGYSHDSRAA, from the coding sequence ATGAATATCGACAAGCTGCTCGCAAGCTTCTCCATCCAGACCAAGGTCGTGGTTCTTGTCATTCCGCTGATTGCGGGAATAGCGGGCCTGGCCGCGATCAATCTTTACACCGGCTCCATGCTCGGCAGCCGCCTGACCGGCACCAGCGCCAGCATCGAAACCCTGAGCGGGTTCAAGGAAGCCTATGCCGGCATGACCAATTTCCTGCACGATCAGAATGAGGAAAAGCGCGCCGCCGTCATGGAGAGCCTGGATTCGCAGTTGAGCCGCATGGAAACGATGCTGGCGCTTGCGGAAAACCAGCTCGAAACCGATGCGCTCGGTGGTTCGCGGGCGCTCGCCGAGGATCTTCGCGGCGATGTCGACCGGCTGTGGAGTCTGCACGGCGCGGAAACCGCAACCCGCGCCGTCTTCAGCCACACCCTTTCCGAACTGGGCGATGTCCGTAACCGTCTCAATCTCAAGATCGATATCGTCTCCCAAGAGCTGGCGGACGCTGAGAACGAAACCAAATCGCAATTGCGCGTGGCGCAGAAGCTTGGAAGCGGCGCGCTGTCCGTGGTCGAGATCTCGAGTTCGATTTCCCGTGCCGCGACGCCCGAAACAGCTTTTGCGGCCGCGGAAGAGCAGCAAAAGCAGATCCGCTCTCTCGCCCGTGTGCTGCCGCCGATAATCCCCGAAGACAAGGCGGCGGTCGGAAGCTTGATCAGTTACAATATCGAAGGATTGCTTGCTGCCTTGAAGGTCGGCGCCGTCAACGAGGCTGGCATGAACGAGTTGCAGAAGCATGCCAACGCGCTCCGCCCCGCCGGTATCATGCTGCAGGGCCTGGCCGCTCAGGTGTCGCGCGCGGCCACGGAAAAATTTGGCGAACTGGACGACCAGATCCTTGAAGGGCAGCAGTTCGTGACGGGGGCGCGCGATTTCCTGGCGCGGTTGTCGGCGCTGGAACTGGCGCTGGTTGATTTCACCGGACGGCCGGGCAAGACATCCGGAGAAGCCGTGGCAGCCAAATTGAGCCGGGTTGATCAAAGCCTTCAGTTGATTGCGTTTTCGACCGCCGGAGAAGAAATTCTCGGGGCGATTGGTCCAAGATGGAGCGACCTGTCGGCCACCATTCCGTCCCTGATAGTCAAACTCATTGCACAGGAAAAACAACGGGCCGCCCTGTTCAAACAGGCTTCGGCCCGCATCAACAACGCCTGGAGCGAAGTGCTGAGTTTCACCAGCAGCCAGCAGCGCGGCGCCGAAGCGGTCAAGAGCCGCGCCAATGGCATCACCCTGTCGGCAGCGGTGACGGGCGGAATATTCGGCCTCATCGCGGCCTTCCTTCTGATCGCCACGCTCAAGGGCCCGATCCGCCGCCTCGTCCACAACATGCGTGATGTCGCCGCCGGCAATCTCGATGTCGACATCGCCGACAACACCCGCGCCGACGAAATCGGCGAAATGGCCCGGGCGCTCGATGTCTTCAAGCTCAATGCCATCGACAAGATCCGTGTCGAGGACGAAAGCGCCAATACCCGCGACATGGCTGAGCAAGCCCGTGCGCAGTCTGATGCGGAAAAGGCCCAGGCCGATGCCGAATTGGGTTTTGCCGTCCGCTCGCTTGGCGCAGCACTGCGCAACCTGTCGCAGGGCGATCTGGTTGCTACCATCGACACTCCGTTCGCCGAAAGGCTCGACAGCCTGCGCACCGATTTCAATGAATCGGTCGAGCGCATGCGCGAGGCCATGCAGTATATCCGCGACAACGCCGGCTCGATCAGCTGCAATTCCGACCAGCTTCGCGCTGCCGCAGACGATCTCGCCAGCCGCACCGCGCAGCAGGCGGCCTCGCTTGAAGAGACCGCCGCTGCCGTCAACCAGATATCCGCCACCGTCCGCTCCTCCTCCGGACGGGCCACCGACACCGACAAGCTCGCCAGCGAGGCCGCTCGTGATGCCCGTGCCTCGGGCGAGGTGGTCACCCATGCCGTACAAGCCATGGGCCGCATTGATGATGCCTCCGGCAAGATCAGCCAGATCATCGGCGTCATTGACGAGATCGCTTTCCAGACCAATCTGCTGGCGCTCAATGCCGGCGTCGAGGCAGCACGCGCCGGCGATGCCGGCCGCGGCTTTGCCGTCGTCGCCCAGGAGGTCCGTGAACTGGCAGGTCGCTCCGCCACCGCCGCCAGGGAAATCAAGCAGCTCATTGCAGCTTCGGGCGCGGAGGTCCGCTCCGGCGTCACCCTGGTTGGCAAGGCCGGCGAAACCATCACCCGGATCATCTCCAGCGTCGAGGAAATTTCAGGCCATGTCGGCGCCATGGCTGCGGCCAGCCATGAACAGGCGGCGGGCCTGGCGGAGGTCAATACCGCGGTCAACCATATGGATCAGATGACCCAGCAGAACGCGGCAATGGTCGAGCAAACCACCGCCGCCAGCCACACCCTGGCCCAGGAAGCAGCAGTCCTCAGCCAGCTCGTCGCCAATTTCCGCCTCGAACTCGAGCAAGGCTACAGCCACGACAGCAGAGCCGCCTGA
- a CDS encoding IS3 family transposase (programmed frameshift): MRQKPETSKNAADKLVKNIRRKTRQTYSAEEKIRIVLAGLRGEESISVLCRREGIAESLYYSWSKEFLEAGKRRLSGDTARQATSPEVKDLRSEALALKECVADLTLENRLLKKKHDRCWGGRGMRYPATEKLEIIRTVEGSHLPTKQTLDMLGIPRTTFYRWYDLYLDGGVVALDDRSPRPKSVWNRIPQDRRDDLIEFALEHEALTTRELAVKYTDEKRYFVSESSAYRILKEADLITAPAYVVIKAANEFKDKTIAINEMWQTDFTYFKIIGWGWYYLSTILDDYSRYIIAWKLCTNMRAEDVTDTIELALQASGCDQAVVRHKPRLLSDNGSCYISGDLAEWLEDKKMDHVRGAPFHPQTQGKIERWHQTMKNRVLLENYYLPGDLERQIEAFVDYYNNRRYHESLKNVTPADVYFGRDKAILRERKEIKKLTIRQRRLHHQKQAA, from the exons ATGAGACAGAAGCCTGAAACATCGAAGAACGCAGCTGACAAGCTGGTCAAGAACATCCGCCGCAAGACCCGCCAGACCTATTCAGCGGAGGAAAAAATCCGTATCGTTTTGGCGGGTTTGCGTGGAGAGGAAAGCATCTCGGTGCTGTGCCGCCGCGAAGGTATCGCCGAAAGCCTGTATTACAGCTGGTCGAAGGAGTTCCTGGAAGCAGGCAAGCGCCGGCTCTCGGGTGACACAGCACGGCAAGCGACGTCGCCGGAAGTAAAGGACCTTCGCTCTGAAGCCTTGGCGTTGAAGGAATGCGTCGCCGATCTGACCCTGGAGAACCGCCTGCTCA AAAAAAAGCATGACAGGTGCTGGGGAGGACGAGGCATGAGATACCCTGCGACCGAGAAGCTTGAGATCATTCGCACGGTCGAAGGATCGCACCTGCCAACCAAGCAGACCCTCGATATGCTGGGCATACCGCGCACCACTTTTTACAGATGGTATGATCTTTACCTCGACGGTGGGGTTGTTGCCTTGGATGATCGGTCTCCACGGCCGAAGTCGGTCTGGAACCGTATCCCCCAAGACCGGCGTGATGACCTGATTGAGTTCGCGCTGGAACACGAGGCGCTGACGACCCGGGAGCTGGCAGTCAAATACACTGATGAGAAGCGGTATTTTGTCTCTGAATCATCGGCTTATCGTATCCTGAAGGAAGCCGATTTAATCACCGCACCGGCCTATGTGGTGATCAAGGCAGCCAATGAGTTCAAAGACAAAACTATCGCCATCAATGAGATGTGGCAGACCGACTTCACCTACTTCAAGATCATCGGGTGGGGCTGGTATTACCTCAGCACGATCCTGGACGATTACAGCCGCTACATCATCGCCTGGAAGCTTTGCACAAACATGCGGGCCGAGGACGTGACAGACACCATTGAACTGGCGCTTCAGGCATCGGGCTGCGACCAGGCCGTCGTGCGCCACAAACCGCGCCTGCTCAGCGATAACGGGTCATGTTACATCTCTGGCGATTTGGCTGAATGGCTGGAGGACAAGAAGATGGATCACGTTCGTGGAGCCCCGTTCCACCCGCAAACCCAGGGAAAGATCGAGCGATGGCATCAGACGATGAAGAACCGGGTCCTGCTGGAAAATTACTATCTGCCAGGCGATCTTGAACGCCAGATCGAGGCCTTCGTCGACTACTATAACAACAGGCGCTACCACGAGAGCTTGAAGAACGTCACACCCGCCGACGTCTACTTTGGGCGCGACAAAGCCATCTTGAGAGAAAGGAAAGAGATCAAGAAGCTGACAATCCGCCAACGTCGCTTGCACCATCAAAAACAAGCGGCATAA
- the zwf gene encoding glucose-6-phosphate dehydrogenase gives MSQIIIPVDPFDYVVFGGTGDLAERKLLPALFHRQLAGQLTEPTRIIGASRSEMDHEGYRNFAREALKEHLPDDEYQEEDVEQFLARLFYVAVDAKSDKGWSELKALLDEAPERVRAFYLAVGPALFGDISERIQSHGLITEQTRIVVEKPIGRDLQSARTLNKTIGEVFEEEQIFRIDHYLGKETVQNLMALRFANALYEPLWNSAHIDHVQITVAESVGLESRAGYYDKAGALRDMVQNHLVQLLCLVAMEPPSSMEAEAVRDEKLKVLRSLKPITENNADAVTVRGQYKAGASAGGPVKGYLQELEGGVSNTETFVAIKAEIDNWRWSGVPFYLRTGKRMSERISEIVVAFKPIPHSIFGPGAGRITANKLVMRLQPDEGVKQWIMIKEPGPGGMRLKHVSLDMSFADRFEERNPDAYERLLLDVIRCNQTLFMRRDEVEAAWSWVDPMLTAWEETGQPVQPYTAGTWGPSQAIALIERDGRTWHETD, from the coding sequence ATGAGCCAGATCATTATCCCGGTCGACCCGTTTGACTATGTCGTTTTTGGCGGCACCGGCGACCTTGCCGAGCGCAAGCTGCTGCCGGCGCTGTTTCACCGTCAACTCGCCGGGCAATTGACCGAGCCGACCCGGATCATCGGCGCGTCGCGCTCGGAGATGGATCACGAGGGCTACCGCAATTTTGCGCGCGAGGCGCTGAAAGAGCATCTTCCGGACGACGAGTATCAAGAAGAAGACGTTGAGCAATTTCTGGCGCGGCTGTTTTATGTTGCGGTTGATGCCAAGTCCGACAAGGGCTGGTCCGAGCTCAAGGCGCTTCTGGACGAAGCCCCTGAACGGGTCCGGGCATTCTATCTGGCGGTCGGACCGGCGCTGTTTGGCGACATTTCCGAGAGGATCCAGTCGCACGGACTGATCACCGAGCAGACCCGCATCGTGGTTGAAAAGCCCATTGGTCGGGATTTGCAATCGGCACGGACGCTGAACAAGACCATCGGCGAGGTGTTCGAGGAAGAACAGATCTTCCGCATCGACCATTATCTGGGCAAGGAAACGGTACAGAACCTGATGGCGCTGAGGTTTGCCAATGCGCTGTATGAACCATTGTGGAACTCGGCCCATATCGACCATGTGCAGATCACCGTGGCCGAGTCCGTCGGGCTCGAAAGCCGCGCAGGCTATTACGACAAGGCCGGTGCGCTGAGAGACATGGTGCAGAACCATCTGGTGCAGCTGTTGTGTCTGGTGGCCATGGAGCCGCCGTCTTCAATGGAGGCGGAAGCGGTGCGCGACGAGAAGCTGAAAGTGTTGCGCTCGCTCAAGCCGATTACCGAGAACAATGCCGATGCCGTAACCGTGCGCGGCCAGTACAAGGCCGGCGCCTCGGCGGGCGGCCCGGTAAAAGGCTATCTGCAGGAGCTTGAAGGCGGGGTTTCCAACACCGAGACCTTTGTCGCCATCAAGGCAGAAATCGACAACTGGCGCTGGTCCGGCGTGCCGTTCTATCTTCGGACCGGCAAGCGGATGAGCGAGCGAATTTCGGAGATCGTGGTAGCGTTCAAGCCGATCCCGCATTCGATCTTCGGCCCCGGCGCTGGCCGGATCACCGCCAACAAGCTGGTGATGCGGCTGCAGCCCGATGAGGGCGTCAAGCAATGGATCATGATCAAGGAACCCGGCCCCGGCGGCATGCGGCTGAAGCATGTGTCGCTCGACATGAGCTTCGCCGACCGGTTCGAGGAGCGCAATCCGGACGCCTATGAACGGCTGCTGCTGGATGTGATCCGCTGCAACCAGACGCTGTTCATGCGCCGCGACGAGGTTGAGGCGGCCTGGAGCTGGGTCGACCCGATGCTGACGGCGTGGGAAGAGACCGGCCAACCTGTGCAGCCCTATACGGCGGGCACCTGGGGACCGAGCCAGGCCATTGCGCTGATCGAACGCGACGGCAGGACCTGGCATGAGACCGACTGA
- a CDS encoding FAD-binding oxidoreductase, with product MTYQSPISPGISFYEATIGDRPTYAALTGPTTADVVIIGGGFTGLQAAHHLAASGKDVVLIEDARFGDGASGRNGGQLGTGQRAWVEESEADFGRDNAKAQFAVAERAKAHLLDFATAHGIEADYRPGQISAAHKQSYVKDYRDHVRIMADDYGYDHLSFLDREQMAQKLGSTRYHGGTYDAGTGHINPLKYLVGLAGAAAKAGARLHENSRAHGISSSGGKVTVKTDYGDIVAGKALIACNAFIEGLEPVTSAHVMPIRSFIGATVPLGDDSPVIPGGESVDDSRFVVRYFRKSADGRLLFGGREAYTSDNPSDISSHIRRQIAEIYPALENVEISHSWGGSVGITLSRRPFVREVMPNVTSIGGFSGHGVMLSNYCGKLYADMINGGSDDLEVMRNLKVGPFPGGDKLRKPLLFLALTWFSLRDKF from the coding sequence ATGACTTACCAAAGCCCCATCTCCCCGGGTATCTCGTTCTATGAGGCGACCATTGGGGACCGCCCCACCTATGCCGCGCTGACGGGTCCCACCACCGCCGATGTGGTTATCATCGGCGGCGGGTTTACCGGCCTTCAGGCAGCACATCATCTGGCCGCGAGCGGAAAGGACGTCGTGCTGATCGAGGACGCCCGCTTTGGTGATGGCGCTTCGGGCCGCAATGGCGGTCAGCTCGGAACCGGCCAGCGGGCCTGGGTGGAAGAGAGCGAAGCCGATTTTGGCCGCGACAACGCCAAGGCGCAGTTCGCTGTGGCGGAGCGAGCCAAGGCGCATCTCTTAGATTTCGCCACGGCGCACGGGATCGAGGCGGACTACAGGCCAGGGCAGATCTCGGCGGCGCACAAGCAAAGCTACGTCAAGGATTACCGCGATCACGTCCGCATCATGGCCGACGACTATGGCTATGATCATCTGAGCTTTCTCGACAGGGAGCAGATGGCGCAAAAGCTCGGCTCGACGCGCTACCATGGCGGCACCTATGATGCCGGTACGGGGCACATCAACCCGCTGAAATACCTGGTCGGGCTGGCGGGCGCGGCGGCGAAAGCCGGTGCACGACTGCATGAAAACAGCCGGGCACACGGCATTTCCAGCTCTGGCGGCAAGGTGACGGTCAAGACCGATTACGGCGACATTGTCGCCGGCAAAGCGCTGATTGCCTGCAATGCCTTCATCGAGGGGCTGGAGCCGGTGACAAGCGCGCATGTGATGCCGATCCGCTCGTTCATTGGCGCCACCGTGCCGCTGGGTGACGACAGCCCGGTGATCCCGGGCGGTGAATCGGTCGATGATTCCCGCTTCGTGGTGCGCTATTTCCGCAAGAGCGCCGATGGACGGCTGCTGTTTGGCGGGCGCGAGGCCTATACGTCGGACAATCCGAGCGACATTTCCAGCCATATCAGGCGGCAGATCGCCGAGATCTACCCGGCTCTCGAAAATGTCGAAATCAGCCATTCCTGGGGCGGCTCGGTCGGCATCACGCTGTCGCGTCGGCCCTTCGTGCGCGAAGTCATGCCGAATGTCACCTCGATCGGCGGGTTTTCCGGCCACGGGGTGATGCTGTCGAACTATTGCGGCAAGCTTTATGCCGACATGATCAATGGTGGATCAGATGATCTCGAAGTGATGCGCAACCTCAAGGTTGGCCCCTTCCCCGGCGGCGACAAGCTCCGCAAACCGCTGCTGTTTCTGGCGCTGACCTGGTTTTCGTTGCGGGACAAGTTTTAA